The following nucleotide sequence is from Candidatus Poribacteria bacterium.
TTTGTTATGAGAAAATAGCAAGATTTGACAAAAAACAAAAACATCTATCGGCACCGACAAATTAACTTGACATAGTTGTGAAAAAAAGGTATAATGTCTTTAAAGTGTGAACACAGCATGTATAGTGCCTTAGTCATCCGACAGTCAATTTTCCCCTGCGCGCGTAAAGTCCACAGTTTGGTAGGAAAATACGATTTTTGGATGCGATCAGTTTGCAACATCGGTTTGCAGGCTACGCGATGAACCTATAGGAGGAATTTAAAGAAATGCAATTGAGATTAACGTGGCTCGTGCTTGTCCTTTTCGCAGTCGGCATCATGAGCATCGGCATTGTAGGGTGTGGTACTGACGAAGAAGAAGCCCCCGAAAAGCCGACAGAGAGCACCTCAAGTACTGCGGAAGAACCCGTTGTTGCTTCAAGACCCCCCATCGACTTTGAAGCCGAAAAACAGGCGATTCAAGACCTCTACACTGAATTCTATAACGCCTTTAACGATTTCGATATCAAAGCTGTCGGCGAAACCTTTGATACCAGTACCATTGCCTTTGGGACTATCTTTGCCGGAAACGAACCCGTCCCTGTAGCCACAGGTTGGAACGATGTCAAAACCAATATCTTAGGCTTGTGGAACGGGATCGGGACAAAAGGTAACAAATGGGGACAGAACGATAGGTTGACAGATTTTTGGATTCGCTACAAAGGCAGTAAACTGGAAGCCGCCGCAATAGGCTACAACTGTTACAAAGGTTCGTTTCCCGGGGAAACACACCTCTATTTGAGAAAAGATGATAAGGGGTGGAAGATTTATGAGCTTGACAGCAGCACCGAAAACAACCTTGGTATCTTTGGCTTTCACAAAGGCAAACCGCGAATCGAAAAGTTCATCAAGGTTACCAGAGAAGCGGAAAAAGCCGAATAACGTTCCGTACACCTTGTTAAAAACTGCCCCGTTTTGTGCAGCTTAGAGAGTTCACTGCCCGTTTTTGTGCAGCTTAGCCCGTTGGATGCAGAGATTACCCGTAAATTCGGCGTTTTCGGCATTGGCATAGAAATTGCATGTATCTTCTGCATCAACAACTTTTATTTTTTTGTTTAGGATACGCAAACAATATCCCTTGGAGGTAATAACGTAATGAGTGTAAAAAGAACCTCTGGTGCCTTCATGACTTCATTGGTACTCCACGTGGTCATCGCTGTCGTTGCTGGCATTTACCTTGTCACACAAACCGAACAGTTTAAAGATCTCGTCGGTGCCGAAGTGCTCCAACCCAAGGAGCCACCGAAGCCTAAAGTCCGGAAGCCTGTCGTGAAACCGGTTATTAAGCCGACTGTTCCGACGCAAAACACTGTCGTTGTCGAACAGGTTCAGGTACAACCGCGTGTAACGACTGCGTTTGTCGCAAAGTCAAGCTTCCAACCGCAGACGGTACTCGAATTCTCAAACCAGACCGTCAAAGTTGACGCACCAATCAACCCGAATGTCCCGAAAGTGGTTACACCGAACGCGCCAGTACCAACGGTTGTAACACATACAGATCTCCCGGTATCGGACGCACCCGGTGCCTTGGCGTTCTCCGCACCTGTCGCAAGTGCACCCTCCGCCGGACCGGCTAACATCGGTCGTGGTGTCGCAGGTACCGCAGTACAGGTCAAAGTCGCTTTTGAACGTCCACCCGGCCTCGCAATGGTCGAAAACGTCGGTGCCGCACGTGATGCCCTCGGCGATGTCGTCGAAAACATCACCCTTGGTAACGTCGAAGTACCACCCCTGCCGAGAGGCGAACCCGGTGGTCGCGTTATCGGTAAAGGTAAAGACATCCGCGGTGTATTCCGTTTCACACGGATCCGTCACAGTCTCTCTGACTGGTGGGCTGATGCCTCTTCCTTGAACGCATTGACGAAGTGGCTCAACGAACGTACCAAAATCAAAACCGACATGAACGTTGAAGGCGGCGCATTGAAACTTACCGATGCGAACCTCTTCAAAACACCCTTCGTTTTCATGACAGGACACGACCCCTCACTCGTCCGTTCGCGTAACTTACTCGGACGGCAGTATGGTGGTGGTAAAATGGATAGCCGTCTCACTGAGACTGAAGCTGCCGGTATGCGCCGCTACCTCGTCGAAAAAGGTGGATTCCTTGTCTTTGACGACTGCGGTGTGAACGCGCCTGCGCAGGCGATGATTCGTCTCTTCCTCGCACAGATGCGTTACGTTATGCCTGAGTATCAGATTGAACGGATTGCCAACGATCACGAAGTCTATGACAACTTCTATGAAATGGGCGGACCCCCAGTCGGATTCGACATCTTCTGGTGGGGCACACGTCCACCGAAACGGAACTACCTCGAAGGTATCTCCGTCGGTGAAAAGTTGTCCGTTATCGTTGTCCGTCGTGACTACATGTGCGCAATGGAGTCTGTCAGTCTCCCGACACGGAGTGTCCACTATTCACCCGGCGTCTATCGTTTCATGACGAACGTTGTGGTGTATGCGTTGACGCACGGTCAGATTTCTGACTACTCCGGTTATGTGCCTGAAGACACGTTAGCCAAGAAAGAACTCCCGACACGCGCACCTGAAGCAGCGAAGGTCGGCGGTTTTGAATAGTGCTTTTGTCTCTGAGTGCAGTTTCTAACTGCACATCGTAGCTAAAGCTGTTTAGTTATCCACCTCGGACGACTGGACAGCTTTAGTCTTTTAAACTGACTTGAGCAGGAGATAATCGGACCCCTCTCAAGCAATTTGAATACAACGCTCAATCCTCTCCAACAATAACCCCTTATTATCGGATTCCGTCGGTCTTTTAGTAAAGACGTAATCAATGACGATTCAGAAACCGAATACTGAGCAGCCCTCTTACGTAAGATTTTAACTGGAACTTTTTTTGTTTATCGGTGTGAATGATCAGAAAAGGGAATGTTCATTCACATATTCAGACAGGAGGGTTTTATAAAGTGAAAAAAAATATCGTAAGAGTTGTCTTTTCTTTCCTTCTTTTAACGCCGTTGCTAACTTTGTTAGGGTGCTCGGGTTGCAAGAAGGAGGTGGCGAAAGTAGATCCAAATGTTCATACACACCCAGGAGGCACCCCGCATAGTCACGGACCAGAAGATACAATACAATCTCCTGAGAGTGAAACGACTAAGGGAACAGAAAGCGTCATGGAAGCGGAAGGTAAAAATAGTGCTCCGCCCGCAGTGCTTAGTGACAAGGACATTTTAGCTGCTTTTGCGCCGGCGGTGGAACTAAAGGATACGTCCCCGGAACTGGCCATTGAGAAAATGCATGCCATCGCAAGAGAACTTGGGGAGGGTGATCCGGACATGACCGAATATTATCACCTCATTGGACACAGCTTGATACCGCAGGTTCCCGAAGGCGTAAAGGTCCAACTAAATAGAACACCCCTACCACCAATAGAGGCACAACGGTTTTTTGAACTGAAGGAGAAACTCTTCGGGTTAACCGAAGAAGAGCAGACAAGACTTGAAACGGCCCGTCTGGGAAACAGGTGGAATCAGGAGGGCTCTGAGGTGATTCGTCAGACTGAACCGATAAGATACCTTCGAAAGTGGATGAAAGAAAATACCCCTGATGAATTGGCAATTGTTGAGGAATACTATCACGAAAAGATGAAAATCGGGGGATTCCCAAGGGACGCGCCACTTTCAGAACAAAATTTCCGAGATATCAACACGCGTGTAGATTTTCAATACAAAACTTTCTTTGAAGCACTTGAACTTCTACCCGACGACTCAGTGACTTTAAACGCCCTGCTAAATGAAAGTAATTACCCTACTATCCAGGGAAAACTGCGCGATGAGAGGGCAACAATTCAAGCAGAACCGCCGCCACCGAATCCAATTCCACCCCCTCACACAATAGATATGGAACATGAGGCTGCTGGCATGCATGAACACGCTGGAATGACGCCACGCCCAAATGAAATTATTGAGGGTGAGGTTGTAGAACCGCGGAAGAGTTTCCAAGAACGCGCGAATCGTGCCCAACAACTTTTGCAGCAATATGGTCGCGAAGAAGGTTTGCGCAGGCTCAAAGTGGAGGACCCCGATATTGCGGCGCAAATTGAAAAAGGGACCCCAAACCGTCAGCCCGCGCCGAAGTAAGGATGTACCCATACAGAAACCCCAGATGGAGGGAAGGTTTGAAACTTCCCTCTTAAATATTTCATTGAGAAAGGACTGGAAGCCCTGTTGCTCGGGGGACTTCTTCTCTTGTCTTTTTTGCTAAAATTGAACTATCTCGGACACCAGCGTCTCAGTGGTGTTGATGAATGTTGCCATGCCCTCGTCGCCCGAAATCTGCTTAAACATCCCCTGAAACCGACCCTCATTGAAACTCCTTACCTTTCACAGTTATCCGAAACCGGACATCAGCGAAACAACTCCTAAAAAATCCAGATTTTTCCATTTTTTTCAGATTATGCAATATCTTCTGCCCGAAATCGCGTCTTTAATAAGCAATAGAATAGTTATCGGAGTCAGAGTCTTCAATTGTCAGTTAATCTCTTGTAGCAGTTTAATGGACTATTACTACCACAACTGACAATCGATAACTGGCGACTCTTTGTTAGGAGAAAACCGCGTGGAAAGAGACGACGATGTTCAGTTAATTCGCGAAATTTTGTCAGGCGACGACGAGGCGTTTAACGCTTTAGTCCAAAAGTATGAAAAAAGTGTTCATGCCCTTGTGTGGCGAAAGATAGGCGATTTTCACTATGCCGAAGAGATTACGCAAGATGCTTTTCTCCAAGCATACGAAAAACTTTCGACGCTCAAGGACCCCAGCCAATTTGCGGGGTGGCTCTATGTGATTGCGAATCGGCTTTGCATTGCTTGGATGCGAAAGCAAAGACCTGCGATGCAACCGCTGGATGACACGTCTCTAAAAGCAATAGATAACTTAACTTACGAGCGTTATATATTGGAGCAGCGCGAATTAGAAGCAACCGAGCGTCGTCATGAAATCGTTGACGGGCTTCTGACAAAACTGCCGGAGAGTGAACGTACGGTAATGACCCTCTACTATCTGGGTGAAATGACAACAAAGGAGATAGGCGATTTCTTGAGTGTGTCGGTGAATACGATTGTGAGTCGGCTCCACCGGGCACGAAAGCGTTTACAAGAGACAGGAGAATTCCTTCAAATGCTAAATAATAATCAGCAACAGAATCTGGCAACGCAGATTACAAACCACCATAGATCGGGCGAATTTGATAGGGCTTTAGAGATTAGTGCACGTGCGTTGGAATCCAATCCAGCGGACTTAGAGGCTTATGGTTCTCGATGGAGACTGATAGCCGAAATGTTTCCAGAGGGAGAGGCGAAAAAAAGGATTTGCCCTGAAATCGAATATATTCTGCAAACACACTCAGAAACTCCGGAAGTATTAAGCACAGCATATTGGGGATATATGCGCCTTCCTAACCGCACAAAGAATGTCCCAAACAGTTTGTTTGACAAGATACTGCAACACCCTCGAACCGAAATTTATCTCGCTGCATTGTTCGGATTAGTCGAACGGAGCGAAGAGACAAGTCAGAAATGGCATTATTACCAGCGCGTCATTGATGAGTTCACAGTCTCAGATGTTCCAGTACTATCATGGTATCTGTTAGCTTATGAAGAAATGCTGAGGTTAGTTGAGCAAGATCGTTCTCTGGCAAGCGAAGGCTTCCTTGATGAACTGATTGACAGCTGCCTTGCAGCACATCTTGCCTATTGCAAGGAAACACAGCAATATTTCGGTTGGGCTTATACGGAAGCGGTTAAATATCGGTTGAAGTTTAACAACCGATTAGACAAAGCTTATGAAATTTTAGAGCGTGCTGAAATCCGGTTAGCGGAAGCAGAAGAACGAAAGTGGCTTGTTGAACATAACAAAGGATCCGTAGAAAAAGCGTCCAAGAAAATATCGCGCCTGCGCGCTGAAATCTACCTCCGGCAGGAGCAATGGAGAGAAGCATACGATGGACTTGTTGCAAACGCTCCGGATTATTTGGAATCTCTCTGGGCAAGGTTCAACGAGAGCACTATAAATTACTTTTGGATGTTAGGACAGTCAGCAGAAGGTATGAGGGAATGGGAAAAAGCAAGGCGTTACTACGCCGATGCGCACTTTGCACCGACGCCTCACTGTGAAAAAGTAAGACGTGACCATGATCCTATCCACTTTGCGCCTACACCTCGTGTGGAAAGTCGGACAGGCTTGGAACGCGTCTACCATCAAATAAGGCGAGAGGGAACCACTGATACGTTTGAGGCGTTCCTCAAAGACACTGAAGCGGAATATCGGATTCGAGAAGGTGCTGACTGCAAAAGGATTCGTCAGAAACTTATCACGAACAGACTGAATCAGAAAGCGACGGATTTTCAGTTAGAAACATTGGAAGGAGAGGTCTACACGCTATCAGCGATGGCTGGAAAGGTTGTTTTGCTTGAGGTTGGGACTTCGTCAAACATCATGCTCCCAGAAGTCAAGATCGTCTATGAGCGATTCAGCAAAATCAACGATGTGGTTGTCTGGAGCATTAATGATGGTGAAACGCTGCATCAAGTGCAGCAATTTTTAGATGAACATCAGCCCCCTTGGCCCGTTTTACTTGATCCGCATAGGGAAGTAAAAAAGGCTTATCAAATTAGAGTGATCCCACGTTTTATCTTGATTGATAAAGCGGGCAATTGGCAATACAGTTGTGCAGGTCTGGACTCCATAAACGGCCAGCCCTTAATTTGCATGATTGAAGCACTCCTATCAGATGCGTGATAATGTGATGTTCCTAACACTCATTCGGCGGGAATTACTCGCCAATCTCATGACATTTCGGTTTCTCGTTGCAATGGTTGTCACGCTGCTGCTGGTTGTTGCGAATACCGTTGTACTGATTGCTGATTACGAACGTCGCCTGATAAACTACGATACCGCAGTCAAGCAACACCATCAGAAGTTTTTAAAAAGGGCAAGAACCTATTCGGAAATGGAAGGAGCAATCCTCGTAGACCGACCGCCCAACCCACTGAGTATTTTCAATGCAGGTCTGGATCGACGGCTCGGTAACTCCATCACCGTCAGCCATACCTGCGTGCCAACCCTTTGGGATACCAAATCACACAGTGCAGATAATCCTTTTCTCAACCTATTTTCCAGTGTCGATCTGGTTTTAATCTTTCAGGTAATTCTCAGTCTACTGGCACTGCTTTTCGCCCATGATGCAATCGCTGGTGAACGGGAAGCAGGCACGCTCCGCTTGACGATGGCAAACCCCGTCAGTCGTCCTATTATTCTGTTAGCAAAGTACATCAGTGCGATGGTTTGTCTGATCCTTCCGGTAGTCATGAGTTTGCTGTTTGCATTGATCCTATTTTCTGTGTCGGGGTCAATTTCGTTGAGTGGGGATGATTGGCTCGGGATTGGTGGTCTTTTGCTCACCTCTATCATCTATCTCTCCGTTTTCTATCTAATAGGTTTGTTAATCTCTGTGGTCACTCGCCGAACTGCGACTGCCTTGATGCTTTCAATGGTGATATGGAGTACCCTTGTCCTCATCTATCCAAGTCTTAGCGTATTCGCGGTCAATCGGCTTTGGCAGCCTTCTTCTCAATTGGAAACCGCCTATCGTGAAATTGAGCAGATTTGGGAAGCGTTTGAAAGAGAACAAACAGATTTCTTGAGGAACGATAGCGTTGAGGGGGAAGATCCGAATTTTAATGTACCGCCTTCAGGAAGTTACGGGGCTTATCAGATCTCCGACCCGACAACACTCAAGTACTTTAAAGTAGAAAAACGTCATTGGACGCGTATCAAGCCAGACTCAGAACCACAGATTCCTCATGTCAAAGCTTACTTTCAATTCTCAGAACCGCGACGGATCCGCGCAGCGGAGAGAACATGGCAGGTTCGACAAAAAGCTTTAGATCACGTCTACGTTCGCAAAGCAAACATGGCGAAAAATCTGATGCGACTTTCACCAGCAGCGATGTATGATTTCGCAACTGAAGTGTGGGCTGGAACAGATTTTCACGGTATCAAGGATTTTATCACAACAACCCAACAGTACCGGCAAACGATTATCGATTATTTCTATGATAAGGAAGCCTTTTCTGCCCGAAAATGGTTCTCCATTGACCAAGGAAAGGTTGATTGGAGCGATTTACCCCAGTTTTCTTATCATCGAAGAGAGATATGGACCGGCATGCAGCACGCCAGCGGCGATATTGCCTGTCTGCTACTCATCAATATTGTGCTATTTATGACGACGTTTTTAATCTTTGTGCGACAAGAAGTGTAGAGTAGTTTTCAGTAATCAGTTATCGGTTTGCCTCGCAGTGAGAGTTAAGAGGATACCTCGCAACAATTGCTCGCTTGGAGTTCTTTAACTAATAATTATTCCACTGGTAACTGCAATCCAAACCACAATTTCTTAACTGAAAACTGATAACTCTCACTGCGAGGCAAACCGAAAACCAATGTGGCATATCACAAAACGTGAACTCTATGACCATCTGAGCAGTCTGCGGTTTGCCTTCACAACGGTATTGCTGATTGCACTGATGATCGTCAACGCAATCGGATATTTTGGCGAATACACAGCGCAATCGACGGCATATCAACAAAAGGTCTCAGCGTCTTTAGATAAAATGAGATCCAATGCAGACAGTCTGTATAATCTGCTTATAGAAGGCCCCGGGACGCTCTACAAAAAACCTTGTACACTCTCCTTTTGTGCAAACAGCGGTGAAACATTTATACCCGAATCCGCTGATGGCATTGGCGAAGGGGTGTTCATGACATCAAGTCGTTTTTCAATCAGTACGACATGGCGAATGAAATACCCACAATCCAATCCAAGCCTACGGGACATTACGCCGGATTATACGAATGTTGATTGGGGAGATATAATCTCCATAGCGTTGAGTTTGGTTGCAATCCTGTTCACTTTCGACGCGATCTCCTCGGAGCAAGAACGCGGCACATTACGGCTGACGCTGTCCAACAGCATTTCACGCTGCACTGTATTGGTAAGCAAATTTCTTGCAGCATTAATAACTATCAGTATCCCTTTTTTAATTGCCGCATTAATTAACCTTTTTCTCCTTTACACTTCAGGAAACATTCCATTGGCAGCGAGCGAGTGGGGACGATTAGGAGTTATCATTCTTATCGCTTTTGTTTATGTGTCAATCTTCCTGGGATTGGGACTGCTCATATCCTCTCGTGTGAACAGTTCGTCGATAAGTCTCACGATTCTCTTACTGGTTTGGGTTGTTTGGGTTGTCCTGTTACCCTCCACAATCGGCGCGCTTACCAGTGGCTTACAGCCGACAATGACGCATAACGAACTTGCCGCCCGTCAACAGTCTCTGGCCTCTCGTTTTTTTGAGCAGTACGATGAGCTTTGGCGTAAAACACCCTCGCGAGAGATTCCAGCAACAGAGGAAACATTATTATGGTCGAAATACCTCACCGAAGATGCAAGAGACAACCAGAGATTGAATGAAGAACACTTGGATGCTCAGATTGCTCAGATTCAACTCGCGAGATCCATAACCCGCATATCGCCTGCGTCAAGCGTCCGTTATGCTGTCGAATCCCTTGCTGGAACCGGTTTCACACGGCACGTCCAATTTTTAAAGCAGGTGCGCCGATACGCCGGTGAATTCAGAACGTTTCTCATTGAAACTGATCGTGCCGACCCAGAGAGTCCACATGCACTCGGACCCAAAGAAGGGACATCACAAAAGCCGGTGCGCTTTGAATCAATTCCTAAATTTGAAGATCGCATCAGTTTCAGTGGTGCCTACACCGCTGCAGCTACGGATCTTTTGTTATTATTGTTGTTTTTTGTAGTGTTATTCGTAGGTACGTTTCTTTCCTTCCTCTATGTTGACATCTAAGGAGCCCTCTGTTGGGTTAATTCATGTTAAATTTTTTAGCATTTTCATTTGACATAATTTTCTGTAAATGCTAAAATATTAGCATATTCCCTTATTTGTGCTAAATTTTTAGCATATTTTCATTTATCGCCTTCATAAGTGCTGAAATATTAGCACATTACCGAAAGAGGTAAAAAAATGGAAGACTATGGTACTCTCAAACTGAGTCGTCGAGAACGGCAAATCATGGATATCGTCTATCAACGCGGCCACGTTTCCGTTGCTGATGTTCTTAAAGACCTTCCGGATCCACCGAGCTACTCTACAGTTCGGGCACTGTTGCGGATCTTGGAGGAGAAGGGGTATCTCACCCACAAAAAAGATGGCAAACGTTACATCTATCGTCCGACGCAACCACGCCATCTCGCAGGACGTTCCGCGCTCAAACAGATTTTCCAGACATTTTTTGATAAATCCATTGAGAAAACGGTCATTGCACTGGTTTCCGAGGCGGACCTCTCGGATGAGGAACTTGACCGTTTAAGCCGACTTATTGAGCAAGCGAAAAAGGGAGACACTTCATCATGATGCGATTTATTGAAACACTCTACGCAGACCCATTGCTGAAATTTCTCGTTGACACCACGATGAAAAGCTTGGTTATTTTCGCCGTTGCAGGTTTATTCGCATTCTGCCTCCGCCACAAGTCGGCGGCGGTGCGCGGTTTCGTTTGGAGCATGGCAATTGTCGGATGCATTATCGTTCCACTGTTTTCTCTCATACTTCCGAAGTGGGAACTCGGTATTTTACCGGTGGAAGCACCAGTCTCAATTGCTCAGAACCAATTGTCACCAAAGCCGGTATCGTCAACACCAATCACACCGACACCGCCGCAACCTGATCCGGTGACCAATCAGAGTAGTCCCTTTATTGCACTGCAGTGGACAGACTGGATGGCGGTAGCCTGGGCGGGTGTTGGACTGTTTCTTCTCATCCGTTTGATTGTCGGAATCGGTGCTGTCTGGCATATTTCTGCTCGTAGTAACAACTTTAGCCGCGCTGTCGAGCAGTTCCAATCCAATGGGAATCAACGAGTAAATGTCCGTCTCAGCAATGGGGTTACAGTACCAATGGTTTGGGGTTTCTTACGTCCTGTGATTTTGCTGCCAGTTGATGCGGAGCAGTGGCAAACCGAGCGGCTCCGCGCTGTTCTCCTACACGAATTGGCACATATCAAACGATGGGATTGGACGCTGCAGATGGTCGCACAGATAACCTGTGCAGTCTACTGGTTTAATCCGTTCGTATGGTTTGCAGTGCGTCGGATGCGAATCGAAGCAGAGCAAGCCTGCGACGACCAAGTGCTAAACGCCGGATATCAATCAACCAACTATGCCCAACTTCTGCTTGATATTACACGCAACGTAAAAATAGCAAAGGCGACTTCGCGTGTAACTGTTGCGATAGCACACTCCTCAAAGATTGAAAGACGACTCCGAACCGTCCTCGCTGAAAATCTGAATCGGCATCCGGTGAGGAAAGCAGCTGTCGCGGTAGGACTACTCGTCCTCATCGGATTTGCTGTCCCGATCGGAACGATGCGTTTAACACAAGCAGCTAACACAGAAGAGGTACCGCACCAACAAATTCAGGAGACATCCAAATCGCAACCAACACCAGAGGAATTGTTGCCAAAACCCAGTGCGCATGGACAAGACGCAGCTTTAAAGCAGGACAAAAAAGATATTGAAATCTGCACTCAAAATTTGCTCGCGATTGCCAAAGCAATCCAAACCTACCAGAAGGAACACAACGATTTTCCATAGTATTCTCAAACCAGATGTGGCTGTGTCAAATTGGGAACGCGTTAGTGATCTCACAGTAAACCTGATTGAACATTCGCAAACAGGTTTGTACCTAATTGCTAAAAACGATTTAGAAAACATGACAAATGGTGTCTTTGCTAAATTCCAGAAACTATTTTTGCAAAGTGAAAAATAAATCAATAGGATGTGTCCTAATCGTCCTAACAGCAGGAGTCAAAACAGTGATAGACCTTCGTAACGTGCTAAGCACTTCAGCGAATGTCCCAGTGCAAGCACATTGGGATCCGATTGAAAATACAACACATAATTTGCCTTGGGCAACAGAAGAAAAGTTTAATCGATCCAAAACACAGTGGCAAGAACCGGTGGACATGGCGTGGGAAGAGTGGTTGAGGTTATTCAACCCCGGACCTGCACATCCACTGAAGAACTACAGTACAACCGATTTTCAAGTCTTTCTCCCGCCATCAACCGCTAAGGTCGGGGATGTCTGGGACTTGAATCCGGAGGGGATTCTCCCCTTTCTTCAACAGTTTCATCCAGGCGCAACTCAGAAGGAGGCGAAAGCGTGCTTACGGGCAATTTCGTCCGAATATGCTGACA
It contains:
- a CDS encoding DUF4159 domain-containing protein; translation: MSVKRTSGAFMTSLVLHVVIAVVAGIYLVTQTEQFKDLVGAEVLQPKEPPKPKVRKPVVKPVIKPTVPTQNTVVVEQVQVQPRVTTAFVAKSSFQPQTVLEFSNQTVKVDAPINPNVPKVVTPNAPVPTVVTHTDLPVSDAPGALAFSAPVASAPSAGPANIGRGVAGTAVQVKVAFERPPGLAMVENVGAARDALGDVVENITLGNVEVPPLPRGEPGGRVIGKGKDIRGVFRFTRIRHSLSDWWADASSLNALTKWLNERTKIKTDMNVEGGALKLTDANLFKTPFVFMTGHDPSLVRSRNLLGRQYGGGKMDSRLTETEAAGMRRYLVEKGGFLVFDDCGVNAPAQAMIRLFLAQMRYVMPEYQIERIANDHEVYDNFYEMGGPPVGFDIFWWGTRPPKRNYLEGISVGEKLSVIVVRRDYMCAMESVSLPTRSVHYSPGVYRFMTNVVVYALTHGQISDYSGYVPEDTLAKKELPTRAPEAAKVGGFE
- a CDS encoding sigma-70 family RNA polymerase sigma factor codes for the protein MERDDDVQLIREILSGDDEAFNALVQKYEKSVHALVWRKIGDFHYAEEITQDAFLQAYEKLSTLKDPSQFAGWLYVIANRLCIAWMRKQRPAMQPLDDTSLKAIDNLTYERYILEQRELEATERRHEIVDGLLTKLPESERTVMTLYYLGEMTTKEIGDFLSVSVNTIVSRLHRARKRLQETGEFLQMLNNNQQQNLATQITNHHRSGEFDRALEISARALESNPADLEAYGSRWRLIAEMFPEGEAKKRICPEIEYILQTHSETPEVLSTAYWGYMRLPNRTKNVPNSLFDKILQHPRTEIYLAALFGLVERSEETSQKWHYYQRVIDEFTVSDVPVLSWYLLAYEEMLRLVEQDRSLASEGFLDELIDSCLAAHLAYCKETQQYFGWAYTEAVKYRLKFNNRLDKAYEILERAEIRLAEAEERKWLVEHNKGSVEKASKKISRLRAEIYLRQEQWREAYDGLVANAPDYLESLWARFNESTINYFWMLGQSAEGMREWEKARRYYADAHFAPTPHCEKVRRDHDPIHFAPTPRVESRTGLERVYHQIRREGTTDTFEAFLKDTEAEYRIREGADCKRIRQKLITNRLNQKATDFQLETLEGEVYTLSAMAGKVVLLEVGTSSNIMLPEVKIVYERFSKINDVVVWSINDGETLHQVQQFLDEHQPPWPVLLDPHREVKKAYQIRVIPRFILIDKAGNWQYSCAGLDSINGQPLICMIEALLSDA
- a CDS encoding ABC transporter permease subunit, translating into MRDNVMFLTLIRRELLANLMTFRFLVAMVVTLLLVVANTVVLIADYERRLINYDTAVKQHHQKFLKRARTYSEMEGAILVDRPPNPLSIFNAGLDRRLGNSITVSHTCVPTLWDTKSHSADNPFLNLFSSVDLVLIFQVILSLLALLFAHDAIAGEREAGTLRLTMANPVSRPIILLAKYISAMVCLILPVVMSLLFALILFSVSGSISLSGDDWLGIGGLLLTSIIYLSVFYLIGLLISVVTRRTATALMLSMVIWSTLVLIYPSLSVFAVNRLWQPSSQLETAYREIEQIWEAFEREQTDFLRNDSVEGEDPNFNVPPSGSYGAYQISDPTTLKYFKVEKRHWTRIKPDSEPQIPHVKAYFQFSEPRRIRAAERTWQVRQKALDHVYVRKANMAKNLMRLSPAAMYDFATEVWAGTDFHGIKDFITTTQQYRQTIIDYFYDKEAFSARKWFSIDQGKVDWSDLPQFSYHRREIWTGMQHASGDIACLLLINIVLFMTTFLIFVRQEV
- a CDS encoding ABC transporter permease subunit, with product MWHITKRELYDHLSSLRFAFTTVLLIALMIVNAIGYFGEYTAQSTAYQQKVSASLDKMRSNADSLYNLLIEGPGTLYKKPCTLSFCANSGETFIPESADGIGEGVFMTSSRFSISTTWRMKYPQSNPSLRDITPDYTNVDWGDIISIALSLVAILFTFDAISSEQERGTLRLTLSNSISRCTVLVSKFLAALITISIPFLIAALINLFLLYTSGNIPLAASEWGRLGVIILIAFVYVSIFLGLGLLISSRVNSSSISLTILLLVWVVWVVLLPSTIGALTSGLQPTMTHNELAARQQSLASRFFEQYDELWRKTPSREIPATEETLLWSKYLTEDARDNQRLNEEHLDAQIAQIQLARSITRISPASSVRYAVESLAGTGFTRHVQFLKQVRRYAGEFRTFLIETDRADPESPHALGPKEGTSQKPVRFESIPKFEDRISFSGAYTAAATDLLLLLLFFVVLFVGTFLSFLYVDI
- a CDS encoding BlaI/MecI/CopY family transcriptional regulator, producing the protein MEDYGTLKLSRRERQIMDIVYQRGHVSVADVLKDLPDPPSYSTVRALLRILEEKGYLTHKKDGKRYIYRPTQPRHLAGRSALKQIFQTFFDKSIEKTVIALVSEADLSDEELDRLSRLIEQAKKGDTSS
- a CDS encoding M56 family metallopeptidase, translating into MMRFIETLYADPLLKFLVDTTMKSLVIFAVAGLFAFCLRHKSAAVRGFVWSMAIVGCIIVPLFSLILPKWELGILPVEAPVSIAQNQLSPKPVSSTPITPTPPQPDPVTNQSSPFIALQWTDWMAVAWAGVGLFLLIRLIVGIGAVWHISARSNNFSRAVEQFQSNGNQRVNVRLSNGVTVPMVWGFLRPVILLPVDAEQWQTERLRAVLLHELAHIKRWDWTLQMVAQITCAVYWFNPFVWFAVRRMRIEAEQACDDQVLNAGYQSTNYAQLLLDITRNVKIAKATSRVTVAIAHSSKIERRLRTVLAENLNRHPVRKAAVAVGLLVLIGFAVPIGTMRLTQAANTEEVPHQQIQETSKSQPTPEELLPKPSAHGQDAALKQDKKDIEICTQNLLAIAKAIQTYQKEHNDFP